One part of the Anopheles merus strain MAF chromosome 3L, AmerM5.1, whole genome shotgun sequence genome encodes these proteins:
- the LOC121600467 gene encoding tetratricopeptide repeat protein 36 homolog: protein MNPLTKDCLSEHDRQVLESILNPSQIGGEEYLLQEEEKHLDDPQDANVSGDARVSDSQRLELEAIGLAGQGKLSEALELLSKSIETAPERPAPWNNRAQVYILLGKEEESLSDIDQALKLSNQTGRTGCRALCQRGILKRKNNDVDGARADFELAAKLGSKFARTQLIELNPFAALCNQMLREVMKM from the exons ATGAACCCACTAACCAAAGACTGTCTTTCCGAGCACGATCGGCAAGTGCTGGAATCGATCCTGAATCCGTCCCAAATCGGAGGCGAGGAGTATCTGTTGCAGGAAGAGGAAAAACATTTAGACGATCCTCAAG ATGCCAATGTAAGTGGTGATGCGCGTGTGAGCGATTCGCAACGATTGGAACTCGAAGCGATAGGGCTTGCGGGACAGGGTAAGCTGTCGGAGGCTTTGGAGCTGCTTAGCAAATCGATCGAAACGGCGCCGGAACGACCGGCTCCTTGGAATAATCGCGCACAGGTGTACATTTTGCTGGGGAAAGAGGAGG AATCTCTCAGCGACATCGATCAAGCGCTAAAGCTGTCCAATCAAACGGGTCGCACAGGATGCCGTGCGCTCTGTCAGCGTGGCATACTGAAGCGCAAGAACAACGACGTCGATGGAGCCCGGGCAGACTTTGAGCTGGCCGCTAAGCTCGGTAGCAAATTTGCCCGCACGCAGCTAATCGAGCTGAACCCATTCGCAGCCCTGTGCAATCAAATGCTGCGCGAGGTGATGAAGATGTGA
- the LOC121598221 gene encoding tubulin beta-1 chain, which produces MREIVHIQAGQCGNQIGAKFWEIISDEHGIDATGGYHGDSDLQLERINVYYNEASGGKYVPRAVLVDLEPGTMDSVRSGPFGQIFRPDNFVFGQSGAGNNWAKGHYTEGAELVDSVLDVVRKEAESCDCLQGFQLTHSLGGGTGSGMGTLLISKIREEYPDRIMNTYSVVPSPKVSDTVVEPYNATLSVHQLVENTDETYCIDNEALYDICFRTLKLTTPTYGDLNHLVSLTMSGVTTCLRFPGQLNADLRKLAVNMVPFPRLHFFMPGFAPLTSRGSQQYRALTVPELTQQMFDAKNMMAACDPRHGRYLTVAAVFRGRMSMKEVDEQMLNIQNKNSSYFVEWIPNNVKTAVCDIPPRGLKMSATFIGNSTAIQELFKRISEQFTAMFRRKAFLHWYTGEGMDEMEFTEAESNMNDLVSEYQQYQEATADEDAEFDEEQEAEVDEN; this is translated from the exons ATGAGAGAAATCGTCCACATTCAGGCCGGCCAGTGCGGAAACCAGATTGGAGCTAAG TTCTGGGAAATTATCTCCGATGAGCACGGTATCGATGCGACCGGTGGATACCACGGCGACTCAGATCTGCAGCTAGAGCGCATCAACGTGTACTACAATGAGGCGTCCGGTGGCAAGTACGTGCCGCGTGCCGTGCTGGTCGATCTCGAGCCCGGTACCATGGACTCGGTCCGCTCCGGCCCATTCGGACAGATCTTCCGCCCGGACAACTTCGTGTTCGGACAGTCGGGCGCCGGTAACAACTGGGCCAAGGGCCACTACACCGAGGGTGCCGAGCTGGTCGACTCCGTGCTCGACGTGGTGCGCAAGGAGGCCGAATCCTGCGACTGCCTGCAGGGCTTCCAGCTGACCCACTCGCTCGGTGGCGGTACCGGCTCCGGCATGGGCACACTGCTGATCTCGAAAATCCGCGAGGAGTACCCGGACCGCATCATGAACACATACTCGGTCGTGCCGTCGCCGAAGGTGTCGGACACCGTGGTCGAACCGTACAACGCTACCCTCTCCGTGCACCAGCTGGTCGAAAACACCGACGAGACGTACTGTATCGACAATGAAGCTCTCTACGACATCTGCTTCCGCACGCTGAAGCTGACCACACCGACGTACGGCGATCTGAACCATCTCGTCTCGCTGACGATGTCCGGCGTCACCACCTGCCTGCGGTTCCCGGGTCAGCTGAACGCCGATCTGCGCAAGCTGGCGGTCAACATGGTGCCGTTCCCGCGTCTCCACTTCTTCATGCCCGGTTTCGCGCCGCTGACGTCGCGCGGCTCGCAACAGTACCGCGCGCTGACCGTGCCGGAGCTGACGCAACAGATGTTCGACGCGAAGAACATGATGGCGGCCTGTGATCCACGACATGGTCGCTACCTGACGGTGGCAGCCGTGTTCCGCGGCCGCATGTCGATGAAGGAGGTGGACGAGCAGATGCTGAACATCCAGAACAAGAACAGCAGCTACTTCGTCGAGTGGATCCCGAACAACGTCAAGACCGCCGTCTGTGATATTCCGCCGCGAGGACTGAAGATGTCGGCCACCTTCATCGGCAACTCGACCGCCATCCAGGAGCTGTTCAAGCGCATCTCGGAGCAGTTCACCGCTATGTTCCGCCGCAAGGCTTTCTTGCATTGGTACACGGGCGAGGGTATGGATGAGATGGAGTTCACCGAGGCGGAGAGCAACATGAACGATCTGGTGTCGGAGTACCAGCAGTACCAGGAGGCGACCGCCGACGAGGACGCCGAGTTCGACGAGGAGCAGGAGGCTGAGGTTGACGAGAACTAA